In one Solanum dulcamara chromosome 1, daSolDulc1.2, whole genome shotgun sequence genomic region, the following are encoded:
- the LOC129903044 gene encoding eukaryotic translation initiation factor 5B-like isoform X2, with amino-acid sequence MEDQIVERRIVEHTSLKEEEDEDDEDEGEVKESNIRWIVTRGLGLGKKVMITGIVISSTPVVLPPLIVISALGFAFSVPFGLAFASYTCTEKLMNKLLPRSEPPLLLGYGEMVDDEEDYDEQVGGKGSGFGGDMLMEEEEKKEMEDAKGGVEIRIELVMEEGGGYEGGPTLVVDEDVGRAEEERDINIDEDVKGGGYEDDVGEYLEGENEGSMKEKNLEIERGREAENWEFDEKIKETEGLDLVATEARGKNEGEKDVTLTPGLPDKNLVEVYVGDAVKEDTLENPGGLEGNEDEKITHPEVVEKPLESKDEKVDSLVRETQATKTEKGPEVTSEEKEIIEVMKKPNVSKSSKKHHKKKKANDGKNVAISEKEEGLSNKQQEDKDTDVKIIEKKEEVRDEVKVKQDEKHLPVKRETKEGKDEANQSGVAKKAKKAAEMDKTLPGSREVGQAANSTKDPKEANNGKHVANDASRPLEGKDNLVAPKEVQRKAPDVHGNLPSGKKGTTDQKKNANASGVNQVSGRAGIPKAKPAKEFLSEEKIWEKTNAMRTIVGYTAAPQPLLVDELKALYIFTGVEPPSTFRNPSTLTEVNDKLQFLMSIVGIK; translated from the exons aTGGAAGATCAAATTGTGGAGCGGAGGATTGTGGAGCATACTTCCTTAAAAGAGgaggaagatgaagatgatgaagacgAGGGGGAAGTGAAAGAGAGTAATATACGATGGATTGTGACAAGAGGATTGGGGTTGGGGAAGAAGGTTATGATTACAGGTATTGTAATCTCTTCTACCCCAGTTGTTCTTCCTCCGCTTATTGTAATTTCTGCTCTCGGTTTCGCATTTTCGGTCCCTTTTGGTCTTGCTTTTGCTAGTTATACTTGTACTGAGAAGCTTATGAACAAGTTGCTTCCAAGGTCAGAGCCACCTCTATTGTTGGGGTACGGGGAAATGGTTGATGATGAAGAGGATTATGATGAACAAGTAGGAGGGAAAGGTTCTGGTTTTGGTGGAGACATGTTGATGgaagaggaggaaaagaaagaaatggaGGATGCAAAAGGAGGAGTTGAAATACGGATTGAGTTAGTGATGGAGGAGGGCGGTGGATACGAGGGAGGACCTACTCTTGTTGTAGATGAAGATGTTGGCAGAGCGGAGGAAGAAAGAGATATCAATATAGATGAGGATGTTAAAGGAGGAGGATATGAGGATGATGTGGGTGAATACTTGGAAGGAGAGAATGAGGGATCAATGAAGGAGAAGAATTTAGAAATCGAACGAGGGAGAGAAGCAGAAAATTGGGAATTTGATGAAAAAATTAAGGAAACTGAGGGTTTGGATTTGGTGGCCACAGAAGCCAGGGGTAAAAATGAGGGCGAAAAAGACGTCACTTTAACACCAGGTCTGCCAGATAAGAATTTGGTTGAAGTATATGTAGGTGATGCAGTGAAGGAAGATACCTTAGAGAATCCAGGGGGACTTGAGGGAAACGAGGATGAAAAGATTACACATCCAGAAGTAGTAGAGAAGCCATTAGAAAGCAAAGATGAGAAGGTAGATAGTCTTGTGAGAGAGACTCAAGCAACAAAAACTGAAAAAGGACCCGAGGTTACCTCGGAAGAAAAAGAGATAATAGAGGTAATGAAGAAACCAAACGTCAGCAAAAGTTCAAAGAAACACCACAAAaagaagaaagcaaatgatgGAAAAAATGTTGCAATATCAGAGAAAGAGGAGGGGTTGAGCAATAAGCAGCAGGAAGACAAAGATACTGATGTGAAGataatagaaaaaaaggaagagGTGAGGGATGAAGTTAAGGTGAAGCAAGATGAGAAGCATTTACCAGTGAAAAGGGAGACCAAAGAAGGAAAAGATGAGGCCAACCAAAGTGGTGTTGCCAAAAAGGCCAAGAAAGCTGCTGAGATGGACAAAACACTGCCAGGGAGCAGAGAGGTTGGGCAAGCTGCAAACTCGACTAAGGATCCTAAAGAAGCCAACAATGGCAAGCATGTTGCAAACGATGCTTCTCGTCCATTGGAAGGCAAGGATAACCTGGTGGCTCCGAAAGAGGTTCAAAGGAAGGCACCTGATGTCCACGGGAACCTTCCGTCTGGAAAAAAAGGGACTACTGatcaaaagaaaaatgcaaatgCCAGTGGTGTCAATCAGGTTTCTGGAAGAGCAGGGATTCCGAAGGCCAAACCCGCCAAG GAGTTCCTCAGTGAGGAGAAGATATGGGAGAAGACAAATGCAATGAGAACAATCGTGGGATACACAGCAGCACCCCAACCTTTGTTGGTAGATGAACTAAAAGCGCTATACATCTTTACTGGAGTTGAGCCGCCATCTACATTCCGTAACCCGTCCACTTTGACAGAAGTGAATGACAAGCTTCAGTTTCTTATGTCGATTGTGGGAATAAAGTAA
- the LOC129903044 gene encoding eukaryotic translation initiation factor 5B-like isoform X3: MRQRWDAQWQSCRMEDQIVERRIVEHTSLKEEEDEDDEDEGEVKESNIRWIVTRGLGLGKKVMITGIVISSTPVVLPPLIVISALGFAFSVPFGLAFASYTCTEKLMNKLLPRSEPPLLLGYGEMVDDEEDYDEQVGGKGSGFGGDMLMEEEEKKEMEDAKGGVEIRIELVMEEGGGYEGGPTLVVDEDVGRAEEERDINIDEDVKGGGYEDDVGEYLEGENEGSMKEKNLEIERGREAENWEFDEKIKETEGLDLVATEARGKNEGEKDVTLTPGLPDKNLVEVYVGDAVKEDTLENPGGLEGNEDEKITHPEVVEKPLESKDEKVDSLVRETQATKTEKGPEVTSEEKEIIEVMKKPNVSKSSKKHHKKKKANDGKNVAISEKEEGLSNKQQEDKDTDVKIIEKKEEVRDEVKVKQDEKHLPVKRETKEGKDEANQSGVAKKAKKAAEMDKTLPGSREVGQAANSTKDPKEANNGKHVANDASRPLEGKDNLVAPKEVQRKAPDVHGNLPSGKKGTTDQKKNANASGVNQVSGRAGIPKAKPAK; this comes from the exons atgagACAACGTTGGGATGCGCAGTGGCAATCCTGCAG gaTGGAAGATCAAATTGTGGAGCGGAGGATTGTGGAGCATACTTCCTTAAAAGAGgaggaagatgaagatgatgaagacgAGGGGGAAGTGAAAGAGAGTAATATACGATGGATTGTGACAAGAGGATTGGGGTTGGGGAAGAAGGTTATGATTACAGGTATTGTAATCTCTTCTACCCCAGTTGTTCTTCCTCCGCTTATTGTAATTTCTGCTCTCGGTTTCGCATTTTCGGTCCCTTTTGGTCTTGCTTTTGCTAGTTATACTTGTACTGAGAAGCTTATGAACAAGTTGCTTCCAAGGTCAGAGCCACCTCTATTGTTGGGGTACGGGGAAATGGTTGATGATGAAGAGGATTATGATGAACAAGTAGGAGGGAAAGGTTCTGGTTTTGGTGGAGACATGTTGATGgaagaggaggaaaagaaagaaatggaGGATGCAAAAGGAGGAGTTGAAATACGGATTGAGTTAGTGATGGAGGAGGGCGGTGGATACGAGGGAGGACCTACTCTTGTTGTAGATGAAGATGTTGGCAGAGCGGAGGAAGAAAGAGATATCAATATAGATGAGGATGTTAAAGGAGGAGGATATGAGGATGATGTGGGTGAATACTTGGAAGGAGAGAATGAGGGATCAATGAAGGAGAAGAATTTAGAAATCGAACGAGGGAGAGAAGCAGAAAATTGGGAATTTGATGAAAAAATTAAGGAAACTGAGGGTTTGGATTTGGTGGCCACAGAAGCCAGGGGTAAAAATGAGGGCGAAAAAGACGTCACTTTAACACCAGGTCTGCCAGATAAGAATTTGGTTGAAGTATATGTAGGTGATGCAGTGAAGGAAGATACCTTAGAGAATCCAGGGGGACTTGAGGGAAACGAGGATGAAAAGATTACACATCCAGAAGTAGTAGAGAAGCCATTAGAAAGCAAAGATGAGAAGGTAGATAGTCTTGTGAGAGAGACTCAAGCAACAAAAACTGAAAAAGGACCCGAGGTTACCTCGGAAGAAAAAGAGATAATAGAGGTAATGAAGAAACCAAACGTCAGCAAAAGTTCAAAGAAACACCACAAAaagaagaaagcaaatgatgGAAAAAATGTTGCAATATCAGAGAAAGAGGAGGGGTTGAGCAATAAGCAGCAGGAAGACAAAGATACTGATGTGAAGataatagaaaaaaaggaagagGTGAGGGATGAAGTTAAGGTGAAGCAAGATGAGAAGCATTTACCAGTGAAAAGGGAGACCAAAGAAGGAAAAGATGAGGCCAACCAAAGTGGTGTTGCCAAAAAGGCCAAGAAAGCTGCTGAGATGGACAAAACACTGCCAGGGAGCAGAGAGGTTGGGCAAGCTGCAAACTCGACTAAGGATCCTAAAGAAGCCAACAATGGCAAGCATGTTGCAAACGATGCTTCTCGTCCATTGGAAGGCAAGGATAACCTGGTGGCTCCGAAAGAGGTTCAAAGGAAGGCACCTGATGTCCACGGGAACCTTCCGTCTGGAAAAAAAGGGACTACTGatcaaaagaaaaatgcaaatgCCAGTGGTGTCAATCAGGTTTCTGGAAGAGCAGGGATTCCGAAGGCCAAACCCGCCAAG TGA
- the LOC129903044 gene encoding eukaryotic translation initiation factor 5B-like isoform X1, protein MRQRWDAQWQSCRMEDQIVERRIVEHTSLKEEEDEDDEDEGEVKESNIRWIVTRGLGLGKKVMITGIVISSTPVVLPPLIVISALGFAFSVPFGLAFASYTCTEKLMNKLLPRSEPPLLLGYGEMVDDEEDYDEQVGGKGSGFGGDMLMEEEEKKEMEDAKGGVEIRIELVMEEGGGYEGGPTLVVDEDVGRAEEERDINIDEDVKGGGYEDDVGEYLEGENEGSMKEKNLEIERGREAENWEFDEKIKETEGLDLVATEARGKNEGEKDVTLTPGLPDKNLVEVYVGDAVKEDTLENPGGLEGNEDEKITHPEVVEKPLESKDEKVDSLVRETQATKTEKGPEVTSEEKEIIEVMKKPNVSKSSKKHHKKKKANDGKNVAISEKEEGLSNKQQEDKDTDVKIIEKKEEVRDEVKVKQDEKHLPVKRETKEGKDEANQSGVAKKAKKAAEMDKTLPGSREVGQAANSTKDPKEANNGKHVANDASRPLEGKDNLVAPKEVQRKAPDVHGNLPSGKKGTTDQKKNANASGVNQVSGRAGIPKAKPAKEFLSEEKIWEKTNAMRTIVGYTAAPQPLLVDELKALYIFTGVEPPSTFRNPSTLTEVNDKLQFLMSIVGIK, encoded by the exons atgagACAACGTTGGGATGCGCAGTGGCAATCCTGCAG gaTGGAAGATCAAATTGTGGAGCGGAGGATTGTGGAGCATACTTCCTTAAAAGAGgaggaagatgaagatgatgaagacgAGGGGGAAGTGAAAGAGAGTAATATACGATGGATTGTGACAAGAGGATTGGGGTTGGGGAAGAAGGTTATGATTACAGGTATTGTAATCTCTTCTACCCCAGTTGTTCTTCCTCCGCTTATTGTAATTTCTGCTCTCGGTTTCGCATTTTCGGTCCCTTTTGGTCTTGCTTTTGCTAGTTATACTTGTACTGAGAAGCTTATGAACAAGTTGCTTCCAAGGTCAGAGCCACCTCTATTGTTGGGGTACGGGGAAATGGTTGATGATGAAGAGGATTATGATGAACAAGTAGGAGGGAAAGGTTCTGGTTTTGGTGGAGACATGTTGATGgaagaggaggaaaagaaagaaatggaGGATGCAAAAGGAGGAGTTGAAATACGGATTGAGTTAGTGATGGAGGAGGGCGGTGGATACGAGGGAGGACCTACTCTTGTTGTAGATGAAGATGTTGGCAGAGCGGAGGAAGAAAGAGATATCAATATAGATGAGGATGTTAAAGGAGGAGGATATGAGGATGATGTGGGTGAATACTTGGAAGGAGAGAATGAGGGATCAATGAAGGAGAAGAATTTAGAAATCGAACGAGGGAGAGAAGCAGAAAATTGGGAATTTGATGAAAAAATTAAGGAAACTGAGGGTTTGGATTTGGTGGCCACAGAAGCCAGGGGTAAAAATGAGGGCGAAAAAGACGTCACTTTAACACCAGGTCTGCCAGATAAGAATTTGGTTGAAGTATATGTAGGTGATGCAGTGAAGGAAGATACCTTAGAGAATCCAGGGGGACTTGAGGGAAACGAGGATGAAAAGATTACACATCCAGAAGTAGTAGAGAAGCCATTAGAAAGCAAAGATGAGAAGGTAGATAGTCTTGTGAGAGAGACTCAAGCAACAAAAACTGAAAAAGGACCCGAGGTTACCTCGGAAGAAAAAGAGATAATAGAGGTAATGAAGAAACCAAACGTCAGCAAAAGTTCAAAGAAACACCACAAAaagaagaaagcaaatgatgGAAAAAATGTTGCAATATCAGAGAAAGAGGAGGGGTTGAGCAATAAGCAGCAGGAAGACAAAGATACTGATGTGAAGataatagaaaaaaaggaagagGTGAGGGATGAAGTTAAGGTGAAGCAAGATGAGAAGCATTTACCAGTGAAAAGGGAGACCAAAGAAGGAAAAGATGAGGCCAACCAAAGTGGTGTTGCCAAAAAGGCCAAGAAAGCTGCTGAGATGGACAAAACACTGCCAGGGAGCAGAGAGGTTGGGCAAGCTGCAAACTCGACTAAGGATCCTAAAGAAGCCAACAATGGCAAGCATGTTGCAAACGATGCTTCTCGTCCATTGGAAGGCAAGGATAACCTGGTGGCTCCGAAAGAGGTTCAAAGGAAGGCACCTGATGTCCACGGGAACCTTCCGTCTGGAAAAAAAGGGACTACTGatcaaaagaaaaatgcaaatgCCAGTGGTGTCAATCAGGTTTCTGGAAGAGCAGGGATTCCGAAGGCCAAACCCGCCAAG GAGTTCCTCAGTGAGGAGAAGATATGGGAGAAGACAAATGCAATGAGAACAATCGTGGGATACACAGCAGCACCCCAACCTTTGTTGGTAGATGAACTAAAAGCGCTATACATCTTTACTGGAGTTGAGCCGCCATCTACATTCCGTAACCCGTCCACTTTGACAGAAGTGAATGACAAGCTTCAGTTTCTTATGTCGATTGTGGGAATAAAGTAA